In one Gossypium hirsutum isolate 1008001.06 chromosome D09, Gossypium_hirsutum_v2.1, whole genome shotgun sequence genomic region, the following are encoded:
- the LOC107892911 gene encoding transcription factor FER-LIKE IRON DEFICIENCY-INDUCED TRANSCRIPTION FACTOR has protein sequence MDASRNSPLELPDHFEPYDFVEDPDFDQLVNLIQGETEDVVSAFDYDLINGCFDDKQTGGAPGDAFEFDATSTMVSDFNYVFNALPSFDGEIMKDREEDSGKEDESSGTTTTTSSMATKKSKADRSRTLILERRRRGQTKEKLYALRSLVPNITKMDKKSIIGDAVLYVQDLQMQAKKLKAEIAGLEALMAGYQEESINNPVKIRVARNNHPICKKILKLDMFQVEEREFYVRLVCNKSEGVALSLYKALESLSNFKVQNSSLATVSDTFALTFTLNVRDREQSMNL, from the exons ATGGATGCATCGAGAAATTCCCCTCTGGAGCTCCCTGACCACTTTGAACCATATGACTTCGTTGAGGATCCTGACTTTGATCAGTTGGTCAATCTAATTCAAGGAGAAACCGAAGACGTGGTCTCCGCTTTCGATTATGATCTTATCAATGGCTGCTTTGATGACAAGCAGACTGGTGGAGCACCTGGGGATGCTTTCGAGTTTGATGCTACAAGCACCATGGTGTCGGATTTTAACTATGTTTTCAATGCGTTGCCTAGTTTTGATGGAGAAATAATGAAGGATAGGGAGGAAGATAGCGGCAAGGAAGACGAGTCTTCCGGgacaacaacaacaacatcaTCGATGGCAACAAAGAAATCAAAGGCTGATCGGTCGAGAACTTTGATTTTGGAACGACGCAGGAGGGGTCAGACGAAGGAGAAACTCTATGCATTGCGTTCCTTGGTTCCTAATATAACTAAG ATGGACAAGAAATCCATAATTGGAGATGCTGTATTGTATGTGCAAGACTTGCAAATGCAGGCTAAGAAGCTAAAAGCTGAGATTGCTGGTCTTGAAGCATTGATGGCAGGGTACCAAGAAGAATCAATTAATAACCCCGTTAAGATTCGAGTTGCAAGAAACAACCATCCCATTTGCAAGAAGATTTTGAAG TTGGATATGtttcaagtggaagaaagagagtTTTACGTTAGACTGGTTTGCAACAAAAGTGAAGGGGTTGCATTATCACTTTACAAGGCCCTTGAATCCCTTTCCAACTTCAAAGTTCAAAATTCCAGTCTGGCCACCGTTTCTGACACATTTGCATTAACATTTACTCTAAAT GTCAGAGATCGTGAGCAGTCCATGAACTTGTGA